The stretch of DNA TGACTGCTTTTTTGAACCTTCCTAGCATGGCACCCATTAAATAATAAGAGGCACGCAGTTTTTTCACTTTTCCATTCGGCATAGGCATGGAAATCATAGAGGACGGATCAACGTTCATATCATTTCCATCAAAATGAACCGTTCCTCCAAGTTCTTCAAGCAGTCCTTTTAAAATTTGAACATCCGAAATATTTGGCAGTCCCTCAATTATAACAGGCGAATCAGCCAGAATTGTAGCCGGAATCAATGCCACTGCACTATTTTTTGCCCCGCTAATTCGAACAGTTCCTTTTAAAGGGTAACCGCCTGCAATCATAAGCTTTTCCATTTTTTTCTCCCTTCTACGCCGTAAAAAAATAAGAAAACAATGCGTGCTTGTTAGATATTTAAATAGTAGAAATCGACGAGATTGCCATTTCTGGTCATAAGCTTGTCCTTTTATTAAACACTCATAAAAATTCCGACTATAATCCTTATCTTCTAGTTTACACGAAAAAACAATTCTCATGTCATGATATTAGAAAAAGTTAAAATTAAGTCAGAATTCCAATATTTACTCATTAACACTTTACCCTAAATAGACGATGAGTAAAACTCAAACTTGTATAAAACCTTTTTAAACTAATTTATTTTTTTAGTAATAGGCACGAAGAACGATGAGGTTTTTTTATGAACGTGAATTCCAGTCAGCAAGAAAGGCTTCAATTCCCTTATCTGTAAGCGGGTGATTGAATAACTGCTTAATAACTTTGAACGGAATCGTAGCAATATGAGCTCCTCGTAATGCTGAATCCGTCACATGCTGCGGATGGCGAATGGATGCAGCAATAATTTCAGTTTTGATATCATGAATCGCAAATATTTCTGCAATGGTTGAAATTAAATCAAGCCCATTATGGCCAATATCATCTAGTCTTCCTAAGAAAGGAGATACATACGTTGCACCAGCTCTTGCTGCAAGCAATGCTTGATTAGCACTAAAAATTAAAGTGACATTTGTTTTGATACCTTCTTTTGAAAAAGCATGGACAGCTTTCAAACCATCAGGTGTCATTGGAACTTTAATTGTTATATTTGGAGCAATCGCTGCTAATTCTTTACCTTCTTTAATCATGCCTTCTGCATCAAGAGCGATAACTTCCGCACTTACAGAACCAGGGACTAGATCCGTGATTTCACGAAGACGATCGGGGAAAGAAACATTTTTTTCTTTAGCAACTAAAGATGGGTTTGTTGTTACCCCTGCCACAATGCCTAATGAATATGCTTCTTTAATTTCTTCCATATTTGCTGTATCAATAAAAAATTTCATAATGATTTCCTCCTTGTGGAAATGGGGTCGGAGCGCCGCAAAGTTCATTTATATTCAAAATTAATGGATGAACATATTTAGTTTGTGTAAATATGTGATAATGCTTTGCTCTGCTCGTGCCACCATATAGTATGGGTTTGGCTTCATTATTTTAAAAGGCCTTCATTTGATCGGTAACAATAATTCGTTATTTCCGGTTTGTTTGTTTAAAAATAATGTATAACTCTTCTAAGTTTGAGAAATGTCTAGTTCCAGCGCCTACCCCCTCGAGGTCACAAGCCAATCCTCCCAAAAAGGTAAAGAACACCTTTCCGGGAGGCTCGTCTTGTGCTTGTCGGGGGTGATCAAGGCGCTTCCACTTTTCTAATAATGAATGGAAACCGCCTCTGTGATCGAAGGCGGTTTCCTTAAAATATTTGCTCTTATTAAGCTTTACCAGAAGAACCAAACTCACGCATTTTGCCAATGACTGTTTCTTTAATGGCATCCCTAGCAGGACCTAGGTATTTGCGTGGATCGTACATATTTGGATTTTCCGCTAATACTTCACGCACACGCTTGGCAGAAGCAATTTGGTTCTCCGTATTTACATTAATTTTTGCAGTTCCTAAAGAAACTGCTCTTTGAATATCCTTTGTTGGAATTCCAGTGCCGCCATGAAGAACAAGTGGCACCCCTGTAAGCTTTCCGATCTCTTCCATTTCAGCAAAGCCAAGTTTTGGCTCCCCTTTGTATGGACCATGTACAGAACCTAAAGCAGGAGCTAAACAGTCAATTTTCGTACGTTTGACAAGCTCATCGCATTCTTTTGCATCTGCATAAATAACCCCATCAGCGACAACATCATCTTCCTGTCCACCAACAGTTCCTAATTCCGCTTCAACAGATACTCCTTTTGCATGTGCATATTCGACTACCTTTGAAGTGATAGCCACATTTTCTTCAAAAGGATCATGTGAAGCATCAA from Cytobacillus dafuensis encodes:
- the fsa gene encoding fructose-6-phosphate aldolase, producing the protein MKFFIDTANMEEIKEAYSLGIVAGVTTNPSLVAKEKNVSFPDRLREITDLVPGSVSAEVIALDAEGMIKEGKELAAIAPNITIKVPMTPDGLKAVHAFSKEGIKTNVTLIFSANQALLAARAGATYVSPFLGRLDDIGHNGLDLISTIAEIFAIHDIKTEIIAASIRHPQHVTDSALRGAHIATIPFKVIKQLFNHPLTDKGIEAFLADWNSRS
- a CDS encoding class II fructose-bisphosphate aldolase; protein product: MPLVSMTEMLNKGKSEGYAVGQFNLNNLEFTQAILQAAEEEKSPVILGVSEGAARYMGGFKTVVKMVEGLLEDYKITVPVAIHLDHGSSFDKCKEAIDAGFTSVMIDASHDPFEENVAITSKVVEYAHAKGVSVEAELGTVGGQEDDVVADGVIYADAKECDELVKRTKIDCLAPALGSVHGPYKGEPKLGFAEMEEIGKLTGVPLVLHGGTGIPTKDIQRAVSLGTAKINVNTENQIASAKRVREVLAENPNMYDPRKYLGPARDAIKETVIGKMREFGSSGKA